In Mauremys reevesii isolate NIE-2019 linkage group 14, ASM1616193v1, whole genome shotgun sequence, a single window of DNA contains:
- the ATP1B2 gene encoding sodium/potassium-transporting ATPase subunit beta-2: protein MAIEKEKKTCGQVMAEWREGIWNPRTHQFMGRTGSSWALILFFYLVFYGFLTALFTLTMWVMLQTVDPYIPKYQDRLSVPGMMIRPKTDTLDVTFNVSNTESWDRYVKMLNDFLEPYNDSIQVATNDVCRPGRYNEQPDNGVLNYPKRACQFNRTALGACSGLNDSTHYGYADGRPCILIKMNRVINFFAGANQTMNVTCAAKKEEDAQKLGDMVMYPPNGHIDLMYFPYYGKKVHVNYTQPIVAVKFVTLEPNMDHNVECKINAVNIATTDERDKFAGRVAFKIRVNRD, encoded by the exons ATGGCTATCgagaaagagaagaaaacctGCGGGCAAGTCATGGCGGAATGGCGAGAAGGCATCTGGAATCCGCGCACCCACCAATTTATGGGGCGCACCGGCAGCAGCTGGG ccttgaTCCTGTTCTTCTACCTGGTGTTTTACGGTTTCCTCACGGCACTTTTCACGCTCACCATGTGGGTCATGCTGCAGACGGTCGACCCCTACATCCCAAAGTACCAGGACCGCCTCTCCGTGCCCG ggATGATGATCCGCCCCAAGACAGACACCCTGGACGTGACTTTTAACGTCAGCAACACGGAGAGCTGGGACCGTTACGTCAAGATGCTGAATGACTTCCTGGAGC catacAATGACTCCATCCAGGTGGCCACCAACGACGTGTGCCGCCCGGGCCGCTACAACGAGCAGCCGGACAACGGGGTGCTGAATTACCCCAAGCGGGCCTGCCAGTTCAACCGCACGGCGCTGGGCGCCTGCTCCGGCCTCAACGACTCCACCCACTACGGCTACGCCGACGGCCGGCCTTGCATCCTCATCAAGATGAACCGG GTCATCAACTTCTTTGCAGGGGCCAACCAGACCATGAACGTCACCTGTGCCGCGAAG aaaGAGGAGGATGCGCAGAAGCTGGGGGATATGGTGATGTACCCCCCAAATGGTCACATCGACCTCATGTATTTTCCCTACTACGGCAAGAAAGTCCAT gtGAACTACACCCAGCCCATCGTGGCCGTCAAGTTCGTAACCCTGGAGCCCAACATGGACCACAACGTGGAGTGTAAGATCAACGCGGTGAACATCGCCACCACCGACGAGCGGGACAAGTTCGCCGGCCGCGTGGCCTTCAAGATCCGGGTCAACAGGGACTAA
- the TP53 gene encoding cellular tumor antigen p53 isoform X2 yields the protein MEPMLDPGLEPMSDPGLEPPLSQESFFDLWNMMELRTRKDSTTQDCQGLSSLPDPELSLALGLSDSADPSLLLPQAGGSDGGWELPDPAPEPPPTSATVPSTEDYAGEHGFELAFQQSGTAKSVTCTYSPALNKLYCQLAKTCPVQIRTASQPPAGAVIRATAVYKKSEHVAEVVRRCPHHERCEEYRDGVAPARHLIRIEGNQQAHYYDDENTKRQSVTVPYETPQVGSDCTTVLYNFMCNSSCMGGMNRRPILAIITLEGRHGQLLGRRCFEVRVCACPGRDRRTEEENSCKKLSGRVLNGAGAHKGVRAKRALQATMETAENPKKLVVSSEKEVFFLEVHGRKRYMMLKEINDALEMAAAKQQGEPESHRNATPSRLLKTRKESADGMLPRSGKKLLVKEEDSE from the exons ATGGAGCCGATGTTGGACCCCGGGCTGGAGCCGATGTCGGACCCCGGACTAGAGCCTCCTCTAAGCCAGGAGAGCTTCTTTGATTTATGGAACATGAT GGAGCTTCGCACCCGAAAGGATTCCACCACACAGGATTGccaggggctgtct agcctgccaGACCCAGagctgagcctggccctgggcCTGTCTGACTCGGCGgacccctccctcctgctgccgCAGGCGGGGGGCAGCGacgggggctgggagctccccgACCCGGCCCCGGAGCCgccccccacctctgccaccgTCCCCTCCACCGAGGACTACGCTGGGGAGCACGGATTCGAGTTGGCCTTTCAGCAGTCGGGGACCGCCAAGTCCGTCACCTGCACC TACTCCCCGGCGCTGAACAAGCTGTACTGCCAGCTGGCGAAGACCTGCCCCGTGCAGATCCGGACGGCCAGCCAGCCCCCGGCCGGCGCCGTCATCCGGGCCACGGCCGTCTACAAGAAATCGGAGCACGTGGCCGAGGTGGTGCGACGCTGCCCCCACCACGAACGCTGCGAGGAGTATCGCGACG GGGTCGCCCCGGCCCGCCACCTGATCCGGATCGAAGGGAACCAGCAGGCGCATTACTACGACGACGAAAACACCAAGCGCCAGAGTGTCACGGTGCCCTATGAGACGCCCCAG gtGGGCTCAGACTGCACCACCGTGCTGTATAACTTCATGTGTAACAGTTCGTGCATGGGGGGCATGAACCGGCGTCCCATCCTGGCCATCATCACTCTGGAGGGGAGGCA cgggcagctcctgggccgCCGATGCTTCGAGGTTCGAGTCTGTGCCTGCCCCGGACGGGACCGCAGGACGGAGGAGGAGAATTCCTGCAAGAAATTGTCCGGCAGGGTCCTGAATGGGGCCGGGGCGCACAAAGGGGTCAGGGCCAAGAGAG ctcTCCAGGCTACCATGGAAACAGCTGAGAACCCCAAGAAGCTGGTGGTGTCCTCCGAGAAAGAGGTCTTCTTCCTCGAG gtTCACGGGCGCAAACGATACATGATGCTGAAGGAAATCAACGACGCCCTGGAGATGGCGGCCGCCAAGCAGCAGGGGGAGCCGGAGAGTCACCGCAATGCCACGCCCTCGAG gctgctgaagacccggaagGAGTCGGCGGACGGGATGCTGCCTCGGAGCGGAAAGAAGCTGCTGGTGAAGGAGGAGGATTCGGAATAa